The following are encoded in a window of Cydia strobilella chromosome 1, ilCydStro3.1, whole genome shotgun sequence genomic DNA:
- the LOC134743414 gene encoding cilia- and flagella-associated protein 44 isoform X1 has translation MADDEELPAYDGEEEEEGGYIEPEDEHVEEESILTEYDQDDFFSGAVTSPDSTIPLDLFEFEHSYGYDCHKYFNLCACDETVVCWAAGSIVTFLDVETKQTWFRRSTTGGSIGHMTSYRTDPNYRIAIAEGKEGNREPLILLYFWPQMEIDAVLRDGTTNAYSILDFSPDGELLASVGKEPDYNITIWNWKRHKILLRTSAFTFDVNVVKFSPYCPGQLTTAGAAHIKFWKMARTFTGLKLKGELGRFGKTEICDVLGVYPMPDEKVLSGCEWGNVLVWEAGLVKVEVTKRGRKTCHKAPIIQFMLSPAGDEVTTIARDGCIRAWYWDTVEQADPPEDDPYVELNPVAETCVPGCQIMCLKQQKDFYWYAQDGNGGVWCVDTEIDKIECAHRKVYTSHAGGVVAMAALRGHPVLVTAGEDGALHAYSTETHTLLARYVFLKPVTCMFYPPIDVDPTSRIIMLGFEDGIMRTLLLHPERLETITSQLNIDVHSSLTIHSDTSLHPDVIDLISLLKPHSKAINQISINNQRTLLVTCSKEETIFMYKLNMGAPFTLERLGLIKTPNNIVYMTWKPEEEHVLLLCGQVGFIMEAVLPQVKVRKYAEITTFKLDFVSYKEILVKKQYMRYRPFPEEEDLASIDEEALKAKDEGGGKDDEEDEWIGEIQLMESESMLGTTITWAEYCDEGIWVVQKGTGALLLVKPGVNKILKYGPIPGAWCDDITALQFVCDHRYLIIGTNTGYIQVLRMPTEEEDSDEHHYMTWFTAMQRLLKELKGRRLAKEEPQPTPRIDFIDNYYLPMHNRYTGAITCLAFSSDGQRFYTCGADGNIFSYIINFSEPLIPTPELPPVPEMPKTEKVKEPSTVDGELMSHEELKQKEEYDKMMSIANAHKKRVRDQLAELAFEYSKLIKANKLLPVSQQIDVTLDPRPLVVQENELEAAKALTIRKLAHQLEASDLAYTKMHSRNIIQLDVFPFILKAIRDPEVIIRPLRQKNLSADFYAQLEEVHKMMAEAALRGRNLNVLELEESKPMRAESVSRRAATRRQSMAKPRVASFLLGLPPKYPHPLKKALRNYHLRLNRHHLQFVEWQGHLSRKPDPHAMPPGAEAALKEAESSIGNRVLKTHPDYVAPPGHNTQLRVCLLRKEIYDTKHAFNEKVVELRNHKVHLVNYMKQIGERLAEIRLEIPPKMVRPPPAIPDLDEQLEFPEKNLEVKPEVKLPTARERTKSRATSKGPSLTYPQPRIRQPRVARFIPLSESRPLAASWELLKAKQDMESTPMEVEIRERRIERHLYEQDMLLADAEVAVQKFDSRLRQLQRERIRVQEKNQLLELTLCQLHREMNVLNRFEAHEDRLAERVYVKLMQVRAVQEMIKDCEQRIEEHFAEKENLDVLCQELQRQFKKLVQDNKFADFLRRIFKKKYRPPRDRGDDESESESESSSSSEEEDEGSLDSRDIGPIRLDPNVCPEGCDPDIYEKTYELRTTRHRHEQDMIEQDHFVDMLRKDIDAHNKVKRKLSVQLDKRKNELREFMLEKQSCMNDVDQVVILRYDQIRAAALRGCSTPEGLSNTVVFPEATLMRLRNRVLELQDEIKQQKQRQKVNRTHLFRMNIDMKAMESQAEAMRAEMRDVLTRKLGKPRKVDKTLDDLLRQMARRHKFSATLGTITQVLQQLRNWRDRHSNLEKKYLTVMNEYSERLRKASALQSNLLYQKPPRGAGQMAGDYEPEVYQRDVVRLRIVRAQQLEQIQTLRAEIQYLRLKPLSPRPPLPSGDAPPDRREQIYLFMAPRSVATARKKYFPIDISTTSSAPYDVNIMKLLYDALDSLHASRDEATQLMRDLTAVLPEVLSGAKSRYEVVDMTAKKWLSKHGGDPSQYKKQVRAYDTLAALADKLLRQHVETLEGSGGHEVMGQLEGALKDVSGQQQPLRQRLGPALAALFHTTDIADIATNETMASLVNALTGDGQPLTATSIDQIQIHEVVADIKECGVQAPEKDIEGVVAMATDCLKAQLLSEYEAKLLEEEVERALKESRAPSATSRHGDTTDRSRSTHSGTGTRTPHSGPGSGDRSPHGLAGDRSASTAESEHSLRSHAPSGSSKTSKRSKMPSGDASEAEDSDHGQL, from the exons ATGGCTGATGACGAAGAGTTACCCGCTTACG AcggggaagaagaagaagaaggtggATATATTGAGCCGGAAGATGAACACGTGGAAGAAGAATCCATACTCACAGAGTACGACCAGGATGATTTCTTCTCTGGGGCGGTCACTTCACCAGACTCCACTATACCTCTTGATTTATTCGAGTTTGA ACATTCTTATGGCTACGACTGCCATAAGTACTTCAATCTGTGCGCGTGTGATGAAACAGTGGTTTGTTGGGCGGCTGGCAGCATCGTCACGTTTCTGGACGTCGAAACTAAGCAGACCTGGTTCCGAAGGAGCACAACTGGCGGCTCTATTGGACATATGACC AGTTACAGAACGGACCCCAATTACCGAATAGCCATAGCCGAGGGCAAGGAGGGCAACCGCGAGCCCCTGATACTGCTGTACTTCTGGCCGCAGATGGAGATCGACGCCGTGCTACGCGATGGCACCACTAATGCATACTCTATACTAGattttag tCCCGACGGTGAACTCCTAGCATCAGTAGGCAAGGAACCGGACTACAATATCACGATATGGAACTGGAAGCGACACAAAATTCTGCTGCGCACGAGCGCGTTCACTTTCGACGTGAATGTAGTCAAGTTCTCACCATATTGCCCGGGACAGCTGACCACTGCAg GTGCTGCACACATCAAATTTTGGAAAATGGCTCGCACATTTACCGGACTAAAGTTGAAAGGAGAACTTGGTAGGTTCGGTAAAACTGAGATTTGCGACGTGCTGGGCGTATATCCTATGCCTGATGAGAAG GTACTCTCGGGCTGCGAGTGGGGCAACGTTCTGGTCTGGGAGGCTGGGCTCGTCAAAGTAGAAGTGACTAAACGTGGCAGGAAAACGTGTCACAAGGCACCAATC ATCCAATTCATGTTAAGCCCAGCAGGGGACGAAGTAACCACTATAGCTCGCGACGGTTGCATCCGCGCGTGGTACTGGGACACTGTGGAGCAGGCAGACCCGCCTGAAGACGACCCTTACGTGGAGCTCAACCCCGTTGCAGAAACTTGC GTGCCAGGGTGCCAAATAATGTGTCTAAAACAACAGAAGGACTTTTATTGGTACGCTCAA GACGGCAACGGCGGCGTATGGTGTGTGGACACAGAAATCGATAAGATAGAATGCGCACACCGAAAGGTATACACGAGTCACGCGGGCGGCGTCGTGGCTATGGCGGCGCTCCGTGGTCACCCTGTTCTTGTGACGGCTGGGGAAGATGGCGCCCTACACGCCTACAG CACGGAGACCCATACACTGCTGGCCAGATACGTCTTTCTGAAGCCTGTGACCTGCATGTTTTATCCTCCCATCGAT GTGGACCCAACATCCCGGATAATCATGCTGGGTTTCGAAGACGGTATCATGCGCACGCTGCTGCTGCACCCGGAGAGATTAGAAACCATCACCAGCCAGCTCAATATAGACGTGCATTCCTCTCTCACCATCCATAGTGACACCTCGCTGCACCCTGACGTCATCGATTTGATCTCG CTGCTAAAGCCGCATTCGAAAGCCATAAACCAAATATCGATAAACAACCAGCGGACATTATTGGTGACTTGCTCTAAGGAAGAGACTATATTTATGTACAAACTCAATATGGGCGCGCCATTCACTTTGGAAAGACTGGGGCTCATCAAGACACCGAACAATATTGTGTATATGACATGGAAACCTGAAGAG GAACACGTGCTGCTGCTTTGCGGTCAAGTGGGATTCATTATGGAAGCTGTGCTTCCACAGGTTAAAGTGCGAAAATACGCAGAAATTACCACATTCAAACTGGATTTTGTTTCCTATAAGGAGATTCTCGTAAAAAAGCAATA TATGCGCTATCGCCCTTTCCCCGAAGAAGAAGATCTAGCCAGCATCGACGAAGAGGCTCTGAAGGCTAAGGACGAAGGTGGGGGCAAGGACGATGAAGAGGATGAGTGGATTGGGGAAATACAGCTAA TGGAAAGCGAAAGCATGCTAGGGACCACGATTACCTGGGCCGAGTACTGCGACGAAGGTATATGGGTAGTTCAGAAGGGGACCGGTGCGTTGTTGCTGGTGAAGCCTGGTGTGAACAAGATCTTAAAATACGGCCCTATACCCGGTGCTTGGTGTGATGATATTACGGCGTTGCAGTTTGT CTGCGATCACCGTTACTTGATAATAGGAACAAATACAGGGTACATTCAAGTGCTAAGAATGCCAACAGAGGAGGAAGATTCAGACGAGCACCATTACATGACGTGGTTTACCGCTATGCAGAGGCTGCTTAAGGAACTTAAAGGCCGGCGTTTGGCTAAAGAAGAG CCACAACCCACGCCACGCATCGACTTCATAGATAATTACTATCTGCCGATGCATAATCGGTACACTGGAGCCATCACCTGTCTGGCCTTTAGTTCGGATGGACA ACGATTTTACACTTGCGGTGCTGATGGCAATATTTTCTCCTACATCATCAACTTCTCCGAACCACTGATTCCAACACCAGAACTACCACCTGTTCCAGAGATGCCG AAAACCGAAAAAGTAAAGGAGCCAAGCACCGTCGACGGTGAACTGATGTCGCATGAGGAACTCAAGCAGAAAGAGGAATACGACAAGATGATGTCGATCGCCAACGCACACAAGAAACGAGTGCGGGACCAGCTGGCTGAACTCGCGTTTGAGTACAGCAAGCTTATCAAGGC TAACAAGCTCTTACCGGTATCTCAACAAATCGACGTGACTCTAGACCCGAGGCCCCTAGTGGTGCAGGAGAACGAATTAGAAGCAGCTAAAGCCCTGACCATCAGAAAACTGGCGCACCAACTGGAAGCTTCGGACCTGGCTTATACGAAGATGCACTCGCGGAACATCATACAGTTGGACGTCTTTCCCTTTATCTTGAAGGCCATCAG AGACCCTGAAGTCATTATAAGACCGCTGAGGCAGAAGAATTTGTCTGCAGATTTTTACGCGCAACTTGAAGAAGTTCATAAGATGATGGCTGAAGCTGCTTTGCGGGGGAG GAACCTAAACGTCTTGGAACTAGAAGAGTCGAAACCGAT GCGAGCAGAGTCAGTATCCCGCCGCGCTGCTACCCGCCGGCAGTCGATGGCAAAGCCAAGAGTGGCTTCGTTCCTTCTTGGCTTGCCTCCAAAATACCCGCATCCACTGAAGAAGGCGCTACGGAACTACCACCTGCGCTTGAACAGACATCACCTTCAGTTTGTCGAA TGGCAAGGCCATCTTTCCCGCAAGCCCGATCCGCACGCCATGCCCCCAGGGGCAGAAGCTGCTCTAAAGGAAGCGGAGTCATCAATCGGCAACCGAGTACTAAAGACTCATCCCGACTATGTGGCGCCCCCGGGACATAATACTCAGTTGCGTGTATGTCTACTTAGAAAAGAG ATATACGATACAAAGCACGCGTTCAACGAAAAAGTGGTAGAGCTGCGTAATCACAAGGTCCATCTTGTGAATTACATGAAGCAAATCGGCGAGCGGCTGGCTGAAATACGACTCGAAATCCCACCGAAGATGGTGCGCCCTCCACCCGCCATTCCCGATCTTGATGAACAGCTGGAATTCCCAGAAAAGAATTTAGAG GTAAAACCAGAAGTAAAACTCCCCACAGCCCGAGAAAGGACCAAGTCTAGAGCTACGTCAAAAGGTCCCTCCTTAACTTACCCGCAACCTCGAATTCGTCAACCAAGAGTTGCCAGATTCATTCCTCTTTCCG AATCGCGCCCTCTGGCAGCATCTTGGGAATTGTTGAAAGCGAAACAAGATATGGAGTCTACACCGATGGAGGTGGAAATAAGGGAAAGGCGTATCGAAAG GCATCTGTACGAGCAAGACATGCTGCTCGCAGACGCAGAGGTTGCGGTCCAGAAGTTCGACTCCCGACTAAGGCAGCTGCAGCGCGAACGAATCAGGGTCCAGGAGAAGAATCAACTCCTGGAACTGACATTGTGTCAGCTCCACAGGGAGATGAATGTGCTCAACCGGTTTGAAGCACATGAGGATAGGTTGGCTGAGAGGGTCTACGTGAAACTGATGCAG gTTCGAGCCGTCCAGGAAATGATAAAGGATTGCGAGCAACGTATAGAAGAGCATTTTGCCGAGAAAGAGAACCTGGATGTACTCTGCCAAGAGCTACAGAGGCAGTTCAAGAAACTGGTGCAGGATAATAAGTTCGCAGATTTTCTGAGGAGAATCTTTAAGAAGAAGTACCGTCCGCCGCGGGATAGGGGTGATGACG AATCCGAATCGGAATCTGAGTCGTCATCTTCAAGCGAGGAGGAAGACGAGGGCAGCTTGGACAGCCGAGACATCGGACCCATACGCCTGGATCCCAACGTGTGCCCCGAGGGCTGCGACCCAGATATCTACGAGAAGACCTATGAGCTGAGGACTACCAG ACATAGGCATGAACAAGACATGATAGAGCAGGACCACTTTGTGGATATGCTGCGAAAGGACATCGACGCCCACAACAAAGTGAAGCGCAAGCTATCTGTGCAGCTAGATAAAAGGAAGAACGAACTGAGAGAGTTTATG TTGGAAAAACAAAGCTGCATGAACGATGTCGACCAAGTGGTGATCCTTCGATACGACCAGATCAGAGCTGCGGCTCTACGTGGCTGCTCGACTCCAGAGGGCCTGTCCAATACTGTCGTGTTTCCCGAAGCCACTCTTATGAGATTAAGGAACAGGGTGCTGGAGCTACAGGATGAGATCAAGCAGCAGAAGCAGAGGCAGAA agtaAACCGTACACATCTATTCCGCATGAACATCGATATGAAAGCCATGGAGTCTCAAGCAGAAGCGATGAGGGCCGAGATGCGCGACGTACTGACACGCAAGTTGGGGAAACCGCGCAAAGTGGACAAGACGCTAGATGACCTGCTGCGTCAGATGGCCAGGAGGCACAAATTCAGCGCCACGTTGGGTACTATCACTCAGGTTCTGCAGCAGCTGAGGAATTGGAGG GACCGGCACAGCAACCTGGAGAAAAAATATCTAACGGTGATGAACGAATACTCGGAGCGTCTCCGAAAAGCGTCAGCGTTGCAGAGTAATCTGTTGTACCAAAAG CCGCCGCGGGGCGCCGGTCAAATGGCCGGTGACTACGAGCCCGAGGTGTACCAGCGCGATGTGGTGCGTTTGCGCATAGTGCGCGCGCAGCAGCTCGAACAAATCCAG ACACTCCGCGCTGAGATCCAGTATCTGCGTCTAAAGCCGTTGTCTCCGCGACCGCCTCTACCGTCCGGCGACGCTCCGCCGGATAGACGCGAACAAATCTACCTGTTCATGGCGCCCCGATCTGTGGCCACGGCTAGGAAGAAGTACTTCCCCAT AGACATATCGACCACATCAAGCGCCCCCTATGACGTGAACATCATGAAGTTGCTTTACGACGCGCTGGACTCGCTGCACGCGTCCAGAGACGAGGCCACGCAGCTGATGAGAGACCTGACTGCCGTGCTGCCTGAAGTGCTGTCAGG AGCCAAATCTCGCTACGAAGTGGTGGACATGACGGCGAAGAAATGGCTTTCAAAACATGGCGGGGACCCCAGCCAGTACAAGAAGCAGGTCCGGGCCTACGACACCCTCGCCGCATTAGCTGACAAACTGCTGCGACAACAT GTGGAGACGTTAGAAGGGAGTGGTGGTCACGAAGTGATGGGCCAGCTCGAAGGCGCGCTGAAAGACGTCTCGGGCCAACAACAGCCGTTGCGGCAGCGGCTCGGGCCTGCGCTAGCCGCGCTGTTTCATACAACTGATATCGCTGATATAG CTACTAATGAAACCATGGCCTCCCTCGTCAACGCTCTGACGGGAGACGGTCAACCGCTCACCGCGACGTCCATAGATCAGATACAAATACATGAAGTGGTTGCGGATATCAAAG AGTGCGGCGTGCAAGCCCCCGAGAAGGATATAGAAGGTGTTGTGGCGATGGCCACGGATTGCTTGAAGGCGCAACTTCTCTCGGAATACGAGGCCAAGTTGTTGGAAGAGGAAGTCGAGAGGGCGCTG AAAGAGTCCCGAGCCCCTAGCGCCACTAGCAGACACGGCGACACCACGGACCGCTCTCGCTCTACGCACAGCGGCACGGGCACCCGCACACCGCACAGCGGGCCCGGCTCGGGTGACCGCTCACCGCACGGGCTCGCCGGTGACCGCAGCGCTTCAACCGCAGAGAGCGAGCACAGTCTGAGGAGTCACGCGCCGAGTGGCAGCAGCAAGACTAGCAAACGGTCCAAAATGCCCAGCGGTGATGCATCTGAAGCTGAGGATTCAGATCATGGTCAGTTGTAA